From one Vanacampus margaritifer isolate UIUO_Vmar chromosome 12, RoL_Vmar_1.0, whole genome shotgun sequence genomic stretch:
- the LOC144061367 gene encoding uncharacterized protein LOC144061367 isoform X1 gives MDSVPSLQNISEAEIEDLLQRLYKDLAMANVLPQEVVHEAGRQPKTIKKSDENKCAIILRSQHCDFNTGADVSLLLEHVQSDKDELGGDDEADVMPCLLPPVTVTSSNMRMATSPNSGVCLEDVSQEPGLPPSPSCQELVLPPSPPGQEKLVLSPSPQEDILPASPPRKIQDDQVIIDESNVMPYMKGSDEAISRTSAPEKAKCMNKVTLLVSEKPMVESFGPKKTVPDTRPKQSFSSPQRQRPTKSELHTRSRQVSPKPRLATSQGSGTKKYDRSESQSRLTILETASVVSRVTSVPRRLKSRNSSTASLPEVRRTRLNLHRLYGPERPKSVAPDTRSKPHPKQPWKNTLSNPPKREGPARVLWMDRERVRPVQKKHWKIPATILF, from the coding sequence ATGGATTCTGTCCCATCCTTGCAAAATATATCTGAGGCAGAGATCGAAGACCTTTTGCAGAGACTATACAAGGATTTGGCAATGGCAAATGTATTACCACAAGAGGTAGTCCATGAAGCTGGAAGACAGCCGAAGACCATTAAGAAGTCGGATGAGAACAAATGTGCAATCATATTACGATCACAACACTGCGATTTCAACACAGGAGCAGATGTGTCGCTGTTGCTAGAACATGTACAGAGTGACAAGGATGAATTAGGAGGGGATGATGAAGCAGACGTAATGCCGTGCTTGTTGCCACCGGTTACGGTGACATCATCAAATATGCGCATGGCTACGTCGCCAAATTCTGGTGTTTGTCTGGAAGACGTGTCACAAGAGCCTGGTCTCCCACCTAGTCCATCATGTCAAGAGCTTGTTCTGCCGCCGAGTCCACCGGGGCAAGAAAAGCTTGTTCTTTCACCTAGTCCACAAGAAGACATTCTCCCAGCCAGTCCACCACGGAAGATCCAGGATGACCAAGTTATTATTGATGAAAGTAATGTTATGCCATATATGAAAGGATCAGACGAGGCCATCAGCAGGACTTCAGCGCCCGAGAAGGCTAAATGTATGAACAAGGTAACCCTACTAGTGTCTGAGAAGCCCATGGTGGAGTCATTTGGACCCAAGAAAACAGTGCCGGATACCAGGCCCAAACAAAGTTTCTCTTCACCTCAACGACAAAGACCCACAAAATCGGAACTACACACCAGATCACGACAAGTGTCCCCAAAACCCAGGCTCGCTACTAGCCAGGGATCTGGAACAAAGAAATATGACAGATCAGAATCACAAAGCAGGCTAACGATTCTGGAGACCGCCAGTGTGGTCTCTCGAGTAACATCTGTACCAAGGAGGCTAAAATCAAGAAACTCATCCACAGCATCCTTACCTGAGGTGAGGAGAACAAGGCTGAATCTTCACCGTTTATATGGACCAGAAAGGCCTAAAAGCGTTGCACCCGACACCAGATCAAAACCACACCCAAAACAGCCCTGGAAAAATACTCTCAGTAATCCTCCAAAAAGGGAAGGACCAGCACGAGTGCTTTGGATGGACAGGGAAAGAGTAAGACCAGTGCAAAAAAAGCACTGGAAAATTCCTGCCACCATCTTGTTTTGA